GTCAAGGGGATCGAAGGCGACGAGATCCTGGTTCTCGACTATAAGACGATGGAGTACCGTCCCAAGCGTCCGATTGCCCTCCCCTCACTCGACATGGCCCAGGGAATCGAGGATCACGCGGAGCGACTTCGAACGCTCACCTATGCCGATGACCGCGCCGGGCACTATGTGTGGCCGCTCTTACGCGAGACCCTGCTCTACGCCGCGCGTCGGATTCCTGAGATTGCCGATGATATCATCAGCGTAGATCACGCCATGACGTGGGGCCTCGGCTGGGAGCTGGGACCGTTCGAGCTGTGGGACGCGCTGGGAGTCGAGAAGGCAAGCGCCCGGATGGCGCAAGAGGGTGAGACCCTTCCCCCGCTGGTGACGGCGCTGCTTCAGAGCGGCGCGCGCAGCTTCTATCGTCGGGAGGCGGGACGGCAGTACGTCTTTGACCTCGGTGCAGTCAAACAGGTTAAGATCCCGGAGCGACCCGGGATCATTCATCTCCAATCGTTGCATGAGCGGCAGCAGGTGGTCGCCCGCAATCCCGGCGCGTCGCTTCTCGACCTGGGAGATGGGGTCGCCTGTCTGCAGTTCCACTCCAAGAACAATACCGTCGGTCCTGATATCCTCCAGATGATGCGGACGAGCCTGCAGCATTGCGCTGAGCGATTTGACGCTCTTGTGATCGGGAACCAGGGACGGCACTTCTGCGTCGGCGCGAATCTGATGGCGCTCCTCTTCGAGGCCCAGGAGGAAAACTGGGACGACATCGAGCTGATGGTTCGGACCTTCCAGGATGCCAACATGGCGCTCAAGCTTTTCGAGAAGCCGGTAGTGGCGGCTCCATTCTCTATGACCCTCGGCGGCGGGTGCGAGATCTGCCTGCACGTCGCGAGGATCCGCGCCGCCGCCGAAACCTACATCGGGCTCGTTGAGATGGGCGTCGGCTTGATCCCGGCCGCGGGCGGCTGCAAGGAGATGTTGCTCCGAAGCCTGGAAGGGATCCCGGACGGGGCGGAGGTGGATCTGCTGCCGTTCTTCCGCCATGCCTTTGAGACGATCGCGTTGGCCAAGGTCTCTACAAGCGCAAAGGATGCGCAGCGGCTCGGATATCTGAGGCGAACCGACAGCGTTACAATGAACCAGAATCGCCTGCTGCACGAGGCAAAGCAGGTGGCCCTTGGCCTGGTGGCCGAAGGATATGCTCCCCTCCGGCCAAGAGATGATATTAAAGTGCTGGGAACGCGCGCTATCGCCGCAGTCCACACGCAGTTGTATAATATGAAGTGTGGGGGCTACGTCAGCGATCACGACGAGCTGATCGCCAGGAAGCTGGCCGGCGTCCTTGCCGGCGGCGATGTGGTATCAGGGACGCTGGTCAGCGAGGCGCATCTCCTCGATCTGGAGCGGGAGGCGTTTCTCAGTCTATGCGGTGAACGCAAGTCTCAGGAGCGGATGCAGCATATGCTGAAGACCGGCAAGCCACTGAGAAATTAAGAGGTTCGGAGTGAACAGATGAAAGACGCGGTGATTGTGGCGGCGGTGAGAACAGCGGTGGGCAAGGCGCCGCGCGGTACACTCTGTGCCACACCTCCTACAGCCATGGCGGCGGCTGTCATCGCCGACCTGATGAAGCGCGCGCCGGGATTAGCACCTGATGAGGTTGAGGATGTGATCATCGGCTGCGCCTTTCCGGAGGCCGAACAGGGCATGAATATGGCGAGGGTAGCGGCCTTACGGGCGGGGCTCCCATATACCGTTCCGGGGCAGACGGTCAACCGCTTCTGCTCCTCAGGACTCCAGACCATCGCCATAGCGGCTGAACGCATTATGGCCGGCTTTGCCGACGTCATCATCGCCGGCGGCGCCGAAAGTATGAGTCTGGTTCCGATGAGCGGAAATACCTACGCACCCGATCCCTACCTCGCTGAGCAGTATCCGGCTGTCTACATTTCCATGGGAAACAGCGCCGAAAACCTCGTTCGCGCCTACCAGGTGAGTCGAGAGGAGCAGGATAGCTTCGCGCTCCAGAGCCACCTCAAGGCGGCCGCCGCCATCCGGGAGGGACGATTTGAGGGCGAGATCGTCCCGCTCACCATTGCAAAGAAGACATTTCGCGTGAAGGACCAGCCATACAGCGCAACTGACGAGGTCATCTTCGCCACTGACGAAGGCGTTCGCTTCGACACCTCCGCCGAGGCGCTTGCCAAGCTCCCGCCGGTCTTCCACAAGAGCGGCACCATCACCGCCGGCAATTCGTCTCAGACCAGCGACGGCGCAGCCGCAGTGTTAGTGATGTCGCGACAAAAAGCGCGGCAGTTGGATCTGACACCGCTCGCGCAATTCCGGGCATTCGCCGTCGCGGGCGTGCCGCCGGATCTCATGGGGATCGGGCCGGTCGAGGCGGTTCCCAGAGCGCTTAAGCTGGCCGGCCTTTCACTCGACCAGATCGACCTGATCGAGCTGAACGAAGCGTTTGCAGCCCAGGCGCTTGCCGTCATTCGCGAACTGAAACTGCCCCTTGAGCGAGTGAACGTGAACGGCGGCGCCGTCGCCCTGGGCCACCCTCTCGGCTGCAGCGGCGCGAAACTGACGGCGACGCTGCTGTATGAGATGCAGCGACGAAAATCCCGCTACGGGATGGTTACGATGTGCATCGGCGGAGGGATGGGCGCAGCCGGCATCTTCGAGAGGGTATAGCGCGGGGGGGGGGACCAGATGACTACGGCAAAGAATGAGTTCGTCGCGGGCGGCAGCTTTCTCATTCGGGATACATCAGCGCTGGAGGTCTTCACGCCTGAAGAGCTAAGCGAGGAGCAGCAGTTGATGCGAAAGCTGACTCGAGAATTCATCGAGGCCGAGGTCAAGCCCAAGGCTGAGCGGATCGAGCACCAGGATTGGGACGTGACGCTCACGCTCATCAGGAAGGCCGGCGAACTGGGACTGTTGTCGGTGGACATTCCGACCAAGTATGGCGGCTTGGGGCTGGACCTGATCACATCTACGGTCATTGCCGAGCAGATGATTGAGGCCGGCTCTTTCGCCATCTCGCTGTTGGACCATTCAGGGATCGGATCGCTCCCCATCGCCTGGTTCGGCAACACCGAACAGAAGGCCCGCTATCTGCCCCTGCTTGCTACCGGGGCAAAGATCGGCTCCTACGCCCTTACAGAGCCGGGCTCCGGCTCCGACGCCCTCAGCGCCAGGACCAAGGCGGTTCTCTCACCTGACGGAGCGTCCTACACCTTGAATGGGACGAAACAGTTTATTACGAACGCCGGCTTCGCCGATCTGTACATTACCTACGCCAAGGTGGACGGCGACAAATTTACCGCCTTCATCATCGACAAGGATACGCCCGGTGTCACCCTGGGACCGGAAGAGAAAAAGATGGGGATCAAGGGAACCTCCACCCGAAGCGTCGTTCTGGAGAATGCGAGAGTCCCGGTGGGGAATCTCCTCTATGAGATCGGCAAGGGACATAAGGTCGCCTTTGACCTGTTGAACATCGGCCGGTTCAAGCTCGGGGCCGGCTGTGTGGGTCTATGTAAGCTGGCCCTGCGCGAAGCGGTCAGGTACGCGAAGCG
The Candidatus Methylomirabilota bacterium DNA segment above includes these coding regions:
- a CDS encoding 3-hydroxyacyl-CoA dehydrogenase/enoyl-CoA hydratase family protein, producing MPSEIRRVAVLGAGVMGSGIAAHLANAGIPSFLLDIVPSELTEEDRRKGLTRDSPAFRNRLAAKGLETALKASPPAFFSPKDAGLITIGNIEDHLEWLSQADWVIEAVPERLEIKQALFAKIEVYRRPGTLVSSNTSGIPIRQMTEGRSADFRRHFFGAHFFNPPRYMKLLELIPGPDTSPEIMQQVAAFAERTLGKGIVFAKDTPNFIANRIAIFGFFTAMRLMVEGDYSIEEVDRLTGSAIGRPKTATFWTADMVGLDTVVHIAANIAEVLPDDQERAIYTVPPFLLDLVRRGWLGEKAGQGFYKRVKGIEGDEILVLDYKTMEYRPKRPIALPSLDMAQGIEDHAERLRTLTYADDRAGHYVWPLLRETLLYAARRIPEIADDIISVDHAMTWGLGWELGPFELWDALGVEKASARMAQEGETLPPLVTALLQSGARSFYRREAGRQYVFDLGAVKQVKIPERPGIIHLQSLHERQQVVARNPGASLLDLGDGVACLQFHSKNNTVGPDILQMMRTSLQHCAERFDALVIGNQGRHFCVGANLMALLFEAQEENWDDIELMVRTFQDANMALKLFEKPVVAAPFSMTLGGGCEICLHVARIRAAAETYIGLVEMGVGLIPAAGGCKEMLLRSLEGIPDGAEVDLLPFFRHAFETIALAKVSTSAKDAQRLGYLRRTDSVTMNQNRLLHEAKQVALGLVAEGYAPLRPRDDIKVLGTRAIAAVHTQLYNMKCGGYVSDHDELIARKLAGVLAGGDVVSGTLVSEAHLLDLEREAFLSLCGERKSQERMQHMLKTGKPLRN
- a CDS encoding acetyl-CoA C-acyltransferase yields the protein MKDAVIVAAVRTAVGKAPRGTLCATPPTAMAAAVIADLMKRAPGLAPDEVEDVIIGCAFPEAEQGMNMARVAALRAGLPYTVPGQTVNRFCSSGLQTIAIAAERIMAGFADVIIAGGAESMSLVPMSGNTYAPDPYLAEQYPAVYISMGNSAENLVRAYQVSREEQDSFALQSHLKAAAAIREGRFEGEIVPLTIAKKTFRVKDQPYSATDEVIFATDEGVRFDTSAEALAKLPPVFHKSGTITAGNSSQTSDGAAAVLVMSRQKARQLDLTPLAQFRAFAVAGVPPDLMGIGPVEAVPRALKLAGLSLDQIDLIELNEAFAAQALAVIRELKLPLERVNVNGGAVALGHPLGCSGAKLTATLLYEMQRRKSRYGMVTMCIGGGMGAAGIFERV